A stretch of Henckelia pumila isolate YLH828 chromosome 4, ASM3356847v2, whole genome shotgun sequence DNA encodes these proteins:
- the LOC140866827 gene encoding major allergen Pru ar 1-like produces the protein MGVTKINQEFASPIAPGRLFNALILDSNTLLPKLLPQSIKNVETLQGDGGAGSIEQVNFTESSHFKYVKHRIDEVNKEKLTCKYSMIEGDALGDKLDRIAYDIKFESSNDGGCVCKMSSEYHVAEGHEIKEEEIRAGKESAKGIYKVIEAYLLQNPHAYA, from the exons ATGGGTGTTAccaaaataaatcaagaatttgCTAGTCCCATAGCCCCGGGACGCCTCTTTAATGCTTTAATTCTAGATTCTAACACCCTATTGCCCAAACTCTTGCCACAATCCATCAAAAATGTTGAAACATTACAAGGAGATGGCGGAGCGGGAAGCATCGAGCAAGTTAATTTTACCGAAt CTAGTCATTTTAAGTATGTGAAGCACCGAATAGACGAGGTAAACAAAGAAAAACTCACTTGCAAATATAGTATGATCGAAGGCGATGCGCTCGGGGACAAGCTTGATCGTATAGCTTACGATATCAAGTTCGAGTCGTCCAACGATGGTGGATGCGTTTGCAAGATGAGCAGCGAATACCATGTTGCTGAAGGACACGAAATTAAGGAGGAGGAGATTCGAGCCGGCAAGGAGAGTGCGAAGGGCATATACAAAGTTATTGAAGCCTACCTTCTTCAGAATCCTCATGCTTATGCTTAG